The following nucleotide sequence is from Macrobrachium nipponense isolate FS-2020 chromosome 21, ASM1510439v2, whole genome shotgun sequence.
gaaaaacatctctcccatatgcaggaagtgcaatacgaaaaatgaaaccataaaccacatagcaagcgaatgcccggcacttgcacagaaccagtacaaaaagaggcatgattcagtggcaaaagccctccactggagcctgtgcaagaaaacgatcaggaaaagatcctctgggactatggtatcagaacggatagagtgatacgtgcaaatagaccagaacgtgacgttgattgacaaagtcaagaagaaagtatcactcattgagtcgtaataccatggacaccagagtttgaagagaaagagagggaaaaatggataagtatcaagatctgaaaatagaaatagaaggatatgggagatatgccagtggaaatcgtacctataatcataggagcataggcacgatcccagatccctgaaaaggaatctagaaaaactagacgctgaagtagctccaggactcatgcagaagaagtgtgatcctagaaaacggcgcacatagtaagaaaagtgatggactcctaaggaggcaggatgcaaccagaaccccacactataaataccacccagtcgaattggagggactgtgatagagcaaaaaaaaagaaaaaaaaattataataaaaataataataataataataataataataataataataataataataataataataataataatcgatctcttctctatgtatttcctattaccttttgTAACTTCCCTCAattgaacgccatattcttgGGAGCttcaattccaagtcaatggcctctgtaggtttgctccatatgaataagggtttatcaaaaaaataaaaaaaataaaataaaataaaataaataaaataataataataataataataataataataataataatataataataataataataataataataataataataataataataataataataatattgatgaagttaaaaattatacacagactcctaacactgtattattgtggaccctttagaacattatatatactctcgtgatagagtctttgtaataataataataataataataataataataataataataataataataataattaataataataataataataattagatagacaaaaataaactatttaataaataacaaattttcttcttattatttattaatattatattgaacatcacatataatgaaaaactATTATGCATCACCATGGCAGATATTAATTAACAACAACGTGTACAACGCAAATCCAAGGTTGAAAAAGGTCAATTTAATTAAGACTGTCCGCGGCGATAACAAGAGGCAATATTTATGCGATGCATGTATTTTCGTTCATGAATAATTTCAATTTTGGCCGTTGTCAAATGTATTCTCGTAGCCAACGATTACATAtcgtgaaaataagaaaaaaaaaataataacaattacagCATCTGCGTTcaaattgtataatttttttcacattGTTACTTCCATACCGTATAatactactaaaaataaataaataaataaataaataaataaaaagattagtGGTTCATCTGCATATCAATTTAACACTGGTCACTATCTATAGCTCGTTGAAGTCACCAAGttaatggattttctttttttcatcttgtttTATTTGTACATGTTGATATCAAATAATATCATAATCATTCATCATCGATTTCTACGCCTCTTGATGCAAAAAGCCTATAAGAAATATCGTCAATCCGAAAAtatggaatttatatacatataatatacatacatatatatatatatatatatatatatatatatatatatatatatatatatatatatatatatatatataaaatctatatattcatatataatacagatagatAGTTGTGTGAATAATCCTTTAAGGCCGATAAATGAGGAAACTCCGAAATAGATGAATCTTTATTTAGAAAATGGACATGCAATATCAACGACCAGATAGATAACTAACGTTTAATGGGAACTCCGTGAGAGGGTGAAGGGTGAACAATGGAGGAGAATCGTTGTCAACTTTCAAGACTGTTTCGTTGTCTGAGATCTGTTCGGGGAACAAGTGTCCGAAattctatatacataataaaaaaaaggcgtAAAGACGAAAAGAAGACTGAAGAAAATCTACATAGATATAAGATGATAAATCAATACAGAATGAATAGATGGATGCGTATTCCACGAACGCTATCCTAGCGAGCGTTTCCCGAAAGCAGTTTCTTGTTCAGACGAGGAAGAAGACATAGTCAGATTTAGAAGCCGTATCCTTGActtggtggaggaggaggggcgCTGTACTGAGGACGTGCTCCTCCAGCGCGGCAGCAGCGTCCTCCTGTCGAGCCTTTTCGATCTGGGCGATGGCGTGGGGGGGAAGAGGATGGGGCGTCGGCAGGAAATCAGACTGCACGCTGTACCCACTGCCATCAGCTACGAAGTTGAACACGGCAGGAGTTCCGTCAGGGAAGGTGAAGCTATGACAGAGGAAATGAAGTAAGACATTAATTCATCAAGAGACAAATTCCAGAGATATCTCTTCAaatcaaaacataagaaaaaacaagaaaagacgaGATACTTACGACCATCCGCCCTGAGCGGCAACTGCTCCTTCAGGTCCCTGAGGGGCGCCTTGCTCGTGACGGCTGATACCATCCCCAGTTTCGAAGTTGAAGTTGTAGACCCCAGCAGCATCAGGTCCCTCGCGAACGTCGACGAGAATAGGAACCACGGGACCCGAGGGACCACCGGGTGCGCTGTAGGACGGAGGGGGAGGGGCCCCATACCCCTGAGGGGCAGCATTCACAGCTGCCAAGAGCAAACACACGAGCAGTTTCTTCGACGACGAAAGAAATCAGATAAAAAAGATTAAACTGGCTGCCTATTGAcagatgtatatatttgtgtatgtgtatgtatgtaatggaaATGAGATgccataaaatttttatttaatattcataattttagttttatgtattgaattactactatatatattatatattaagaatatatatatatatataatatatataatatatatatatccatatatatatatatatatattattttatatatatatatatatatatatatatataattatgttagtatgtgtatgtatgattctATGTGGAAGAGTAAGTTGATGTGTacctctcgtgtgtgtgtgtgatgtgtgtgtgtgtgtatgtatgtatatatatatatatatatatatatatatatatatatat
It contains:
- the LOC135197708 gene encoding cuticle protein AM1239-like yields the protein MFSKLLVCLLLAAVNAAPQGYGAPPPPSYSAPGGPSGPVVPILVDVREGPDAAGVYNFNFETGDGISRHEQGAPQGPEGAVAAQGGWSFTFPDGTPAVFNFVADGSGYSVQSDFLPTPHPLPPHAIAQIEKARQEDAAAALEEHVLSTAPLLLHQVKDTASKSDYVFFLV